Below is a genomic region from Phacochoerus africanus isolate WHEZ1 chromosome X, ROS_Pafr_v1, whole genome shotgun sequence.
TGATTTTACCACCAGTTTTCATCTGAATCCATTGAGGGATGGGACGATTCTGCTTTTGCTTCTTGGCCAAGAACCACTTGATCCTCAAAGTCTTGTGAGAAGACATGCCGAGGAACTAATTCAACCGCACACAAGAtggcagagaaaagaagagaggagagcgGGTAACTTTAATCAATGTGATTTCAGTAGCAATAGTGGGAATCCAAGTCTGATAGGGGTGTGTTCTAGAGTGAATGGAAGTGAAGAGATAAAGAGAGCAAGCACAGATACCACCCTGGCGAAGTTTTCTCTAAAGGGGGATGAAGAGGATGCAAAGTCAAGGAaggctttccttttttccactaGATGAAAAATACTACAGATGTATTAATAGAGATGACAATATGCAGACTTCCAAAGAATGCTGCATTAAGAGTaggagataggagttcctgtcgtggcgcagtggttaacgaatctgactaggaaccatgaggttgcgggttcggtccctgcccttgctcagtgggttaacgatccagcgttgccgtgagctatggtgtaggttgcagacgcggctcggatcctgcgttgctgtggctctggcgtaggccggtggctacagctccgagtcaacccctagcctgggaacctccatatgccacgggagcggcccaagaaatagcaacaacaacaacaataacaacaacaacaaaagacaaaaaaaaaaaaaaagagtaggagaTAATTGCAAGAGAAATGTCTTAAA
It encodes:
- the LOC125118929 gene encoding 60S ribosomal protein L39-like, encoding MSSHKTLRIKWFLAKKQKQNRPIPQWIQMKTGGKIRYNSKRRH